Proteins found in one Bacillus subtilis subsp. subtilis str. 168 genomic segment:
- the dat gene encoding D-alanine aminotransferase (Evidence 2a: Function from experimental evidences in other organisms; PubMedId: 9003455, 17005988; Product type e: enzyme), with protein sequence MKVLVNGRLIGRSEASIDLEDRGYQFGDGIYEVIRVYKGVLFGLREHAERFFRSAAEIGISLPFSIEDLEWDLQKLVQENAVSEGAVYIQTTRGVAPRKHQYEAGLEPQTTAYTFTVKKPEQEQAYGVAAITDEDLRWLRCDIKSLNLLYNVMTKQRAYEAGAFEAILLRDGVVTEGTSSNVYAVINGTVRTHPANRLILNGITRMNILGLIEKNGIKLDETPVSEEELKQAEEIFISSTTAEIIPVVTLDGQSIGSGKPGPVTKQLQAAFQESIQQAASIS encoded by the coding sequence ATGAAGGTTTTAGTCAATGGCCGGCTGATTGGGCGCAGTGAAGCATCAATCGATTTGGAAGATCGCGGTTATCAGTTTGGTGACGGCATCTATGAAGTGATCAGGGTGTACAAAGGAGTATTGTTCGGCTTACGTGAGCATGCAGAGCGTTTTTTCAGAAGTGCTGCTGAAATCGGAATTTCACTGCCATTCAGTATAGAAGATCTCGAGTGGGACCTGCAAAAGCTTGTACAGGAAAATGCGGTCAGTGAGGGAGCGGTATACATTCAGACAACAAGAGGTGTGGCCCCGCGAAAACACCAGTATGAAGCCGGCCTCGAGCCGCAGACTACTGCCTATACGTTTACGGTGAAAAAACCGGAGCAAGAGCAGGCATACGGAGTGGCGGCCATTACAGATGAGGATCTTCGCTGGTTAAGATGTGATATCAAAAGTCTGAATTTACTGTATAATGTCATGACGAAGCAAAGGGCCTATGAAGCCGGAGCATTTGAAGCCATTTTACTTAGGGACGGCGTTGTTACGGAGGGTACATCCTCTAACGTTTATGCCGTTATCAACGGCACAGTGCGAACACATCCGGCTAATCGGCTCATTCTCAATGGAATTACACGGATGAATATTTTAGGACTGATTGAGAAGAATGGGATCAAACTGGATGAGACTCCTGTCAGTGAAGAAGAGTTGAAACAGGCGGAAGAGATCTTTATTTCGTCAACGACGGCAGAAATTATTCCGGTCGTGACGCTCGATGGACAATCGATCGGAAGCGGGAAACCCGGACCGGTGACCAAACAGCTTCAGGCTGCTTTTCAAGAAAGCATTCAACAGGCTGCTAGCATTTCATAA
- the nhaC gene encoding Na+/H+ antiporter (Evidence 1a: Function from experimental evidences in the studied strain; PubMedId: 10735849, 11274110, 15849754, 16850406, 17937670; Product type t : transporter) codes for MDSQKKLTFPLAVGLFIFMLCIIISCLFLLHVEPHIPLFLSVVMLSAAALWFGFPWKSIEKGIVDGIKNGVQPIIVLALIGILIGAWMYSGAIPTMTVYALSFIEPSHLLLTALFSCMIISTLVGSSLTTVSTIGVALIGVASAAGVPLEWTAGAVICGACFGDKMSPMSDTTNFAAGIGEIPIFEHIRHMMGTTIPALLITVVLFYFLGSSVSADAASTDNIQQVITGIKDAANVTPWALLSPLLVVLLAMKRVSVIPVLTAGIISSGILTAIFVPYSSLQAFMTALQNGTTFETDNEAAAKIINRGGLQSMMGSVSLIMIAFALGGLMEKIGLISALLEGVMKGIRSKGRLVAATVCSSIGVNLATGEQYLSILIPGQSFKSLYDKRNIQRKFLTRSLEDGGTLINPLIPWGVSGAFMASALGVPVIDYIPFTFFLYISPMISILIGFVKK; via the coding sequence TTGGATTCTCAAAAAAAGCTGACGTTTCCGTTAGCCGTCGGTTTATTTATATTCATGTTGTGCATTATTATTTCTTGCTTATTCTTGCTTCATGTAGAACCTCATATCCCGCTGTTTTTAAGTGTTGTCATGCTTTCAGCAGCAGCTTTATGGTTTGGATTTCCCTGGAAGAGCATTGAAAAAGGGATTGTAGACGGGATCAAAAACGGCGTACAGCCGATTATTGTTCTAGCGCTGATCGGCATCTTAATCGGCGCCTGGATGTACAGCGGCGCAATACCGACTATGACAGTTTATGCCCTATCCTTTATTGAACCAAGCCACCTTCTGTTGACTGCTTTGTTTTCATGTATGATCATCAGCACACTTGTTGGCTCAAGTCTGACAACTGTAAGCACAATCGGAGTAGCGCTGATCGGCGTGGCGAGCGCGGCTGGCGTTCCGCTTGAATGGACAGCAGGCGCAGTCATATGCGGCGCTTGTTTTGGGGATAAAATGTCGCCGATGTCGGACACAACCAACTTTGCAGCCGGAATAGGCGAAATACCAATCTTTGAACACATTCGCCATATGATGGGCACAACCATTCCAGCTTTGCTCATCACTGTCGTTCTGTTTTACTTTCTCGGTTCATCAGTGTCAGCGGACGCTGCTTCAACCGATAATATTCAGCAGGTCATAACCGGAATAAAAGATGCTGCAAACGTGACACCGTGGGCCCTTCTTTCTCCGCTCTTAGTCGTTTTGCTGGCAATGAAACGGGTATCAGTAATCCCCGTTCTGACTGCCGGAATTATTTCCTCGGGAATTTTGACTGCTATTTTTGTACCCTACAGCAGCCTGCAGGCGTTTATGACAGCTTTACAAAATGGCACAACTTTCGAAACTGACAATGAGGCAGCCGCTAAAATTATTAACAGAGGCGGACTGCAATCCATGATGGGCTCTGTCTCTCTCATTATGATTGCTTTTGCACTCGGCGGATTGATGGAGAAAATCGGATTGATTTCTGCACTATTGGAAGGCGTCATGAAAGGCATCCGCTCAAAAGGCCGTCTTGTTGCAGCAACTGTCTGCTCAAGCATCGGCGTCAACTTGGCAACGGGCGAACAGTATTTATCGATATTAATACCGGGACAATCATTTAAATCTTTATATGACAAACGAAACATCCAGCGAAAATTTCTGACAAGATCATTAGAGGACGGCGGAACATTAATTAACCCATTGATTCCTTGGGGCGTCAGCGGCGCATTTATGGCGAGCGCACTTGGTGTTCCAGTCATAGACTACATCCCATTTACGTTCTTCCTCTATATATCGCCAATGATCTCCATTTTGATTGGATTTGTTAAAAAATAA
- the nhaX gene encoding stress response protein, UspA family (Evidence 1c: Function from experimental evidences in the studied genus; PubMedId: 11988534, 16159758, 27464829; Product type f: factor): MFHADRIIVAFDGSENSKKALLTAIDLAKTVNAAITVAHSHDMKDNQTVIDPPRPAAEASYISGGMTSVPDPLISDVTSPEPMIYEDRTEEVIAEARMMLNEQQADGDIDILEGDPAESIIEHANRISADMIVTGSRDQNRLKKLIFGSVSEKLSAKSDIPVLIVK, translated from the coding sequence ATGTTCCATGCTGACCGTATCATTGTTGCGTTTGACGGAAGTGAAAATAGTAAGAAAGCGCTTCTGACAGCCATTGATCTTGCTAAAACCGTAAATGCCGCTATTACCGTCGCCCATTCACATGATATGAAAGACAATCAGACCGTCATCGACCCGCCCAGACCCGCAGCTGAGGCAAGCTATATCAGCGGAGGCATGACAAGTGTTCCTGATCCGCTGATATCGGATGTAACATCACCTGAGCCAATGATCTATGAAGACCGTACGGAAGAAGTCATCGCCGAAGCCAGAATGATGCTGAATGAACAGCAGGCAGATGGAGATATCGATATATTAGAAGGCGATCCGGCTGAATCAATTATCGAGCATGCAAACCGCATTTCTGCCGATATGATCGTAACCGGAAGCAGAGACCAAAACAGGCTGAAAAAGCTAATATTCGGAAGTGTAAGTGAAAAGCTTTCAGCGAAATCGGATATACCCGTCCTGATTGTAAAGTGA
- the bmrB gene encoding regulator leader peptide (Evidence 1a: Function from experimental evidences in the studied strain; PubMedId: 25217586; Product type r: regulator): protein MFIKQFHIGAANLLFCFRERFFRSDRALKSAVRNISVKKGMELTLHAFFIYKI from the coding sequence GTGTTTATCAAACAGTTTCATATTGGCGCGGCAAACCTTTTGTTCTGTTTTCGTGAACGGTTTTTTAGGTCGGACCGCGCGCTGAAAAGCGCTGTGCGTAACATATCGGTTAAAAAAGGCATGGAGCTGACGCTTCATGCCTTTTTTATATACAAAATCTAA
- the bmrC gene encoding efflux ABC transporter (ATP-binding protein) (Evidence 1a: Function from experimental evidences in the studied strain; PubMedId: 15855514, 16487324, 19167342, 21602923, 25217586; Product type t : transporter), with protein MFSVLKKLGWFFKAYWLRYTIAIVLLLAVNVIEMFPPKLLGNAIDDMKAGAFTAEGLLFYIGIFFVLTAAVYIMSYFWMHQLFGGANLMEKILRTKLMGHLLTMSPPFYEKNRTGDLMARGTNDLQAVSLTTGFGILTLVDSTMFMMTIFLTMGFLISWKLTFAAIIPLPVMAIAISLYGSKIHERFTEAQNAFGALNDRVLESVSGVRVIRAYVQETNDVRRFNEMTADVYQKNMKVAFIDSLFEPTVKLLVGASYLIGLGYGAFLVFRNELTLGELVSFNVYLGMMIWPMFAIGELINVMQRGNASLDRVNETLSYETDVTDPKQPADLKEPGDIVFSHVSFTYPSSTSDNLQDISFTVRKGQTVGIAGKTGSGKTTIIKQLLRQYPPGEGSITFSGVPIQQIPLDRLRGWIGYVPQDHLLFSRTVKENILYGKQDATDKEVQQAIAEAHFEKDLHMLPSGLETMVGEKGVALSGGQKQRISIARALMANPEILILDDSLSAVDAKTEAAIIKNIRENRKGKTTFILTHRLSAVEHADLILVMDGGVIAERGTHQELLANNGWYREQYERQQLFTAEEGGAGA; from the coding sequence ATGTTTTCAGTTTTGAAAAAGCTTGGCTGGTTTTTTAAGGCGTACTGGCTGCGCTATACGATTGCGATTGTCCTTTTATTAGCAGTCAATGTCATTGAAATGTTTCCGCCTAAGCTCTTGGGGAACGCCATAGATGATATGAAAGCAGGGGCATTTACTGCGGAAGGGCTGCTGTTTTATATCGGTATCTTTTTTGTGCTGACGGCGGCCGTGTATATCATGTCTTATTTTTGGATGCATCAGCTGTTTGGCGGAGCGAATCTGATGGAGAAAATTCTTCGTACGAAGCTGATGGGGCATTTGCTGACTATGTCGCCGCCGTTTTATGAAAAAAACCGAACAGGCGATTTAATGGCACGAGGGACAAATGATCTTCAGGCCGTCAGTTTAACCACAGGGTTTGGCATCTTGACGTTAGTTGATTCTACGATGTTTATGATGACGATCTTTTTGACAATGGGGTTTTTGATCAGCTGGAAGCTGACCTTTGCCGCCATTATCCCGCTTCCAGTCATGGCGATTGCAATCAGTCTATATGGAAGTAAAATTCATGAGCGGTTTACTGAGGCCCAAAACGCGTTCGGGGCGCTGAATGACAGAGTGCTGGAATCTGTTTCAGGCGTGCGGGTGATTCGCGCGTATGTTCAGGAAACAAACGATGTTCGCCGGTTTAATGAAATGACCGCTGATGTTTATCAGAAAAATATGAAAGTGGCTTTTATTGATTCACTGTTTGAGCCGACGGTAAAACTGCTTGTCGGCGCAAGCTATCTGATTGGGCTCGGCTACGGAGCGTTTCTTGTATTCCGGAACGAGCTGACGCTTGGAGAGTTAGTGTCCTTTAACGTTTATCTCGGCATGATGATTTGGCCGATGTTTGCAATCGGTGAACTCATTAATGTGATGCAGCGCGGCAATGCGTCATTAGATCGGGTAAATGAAACTCTTTCTTATGAAACGGATGTGACAGATCCAAAACAGCCCGCTGATCTTAAAGAGCCTGGAGATATCGTTTTCAGTCATGTCAGCTTTACATATCCAAGCTCAACAAGTGACAATCTTCAGGATATTTCATTTACGGTGCGAAAAGGGCAGACTGTCGGGATTGCAGGTAAAACCGGGAGCGGAAAAACGACAATTATTAAGCAGCTTTTGCGCCAGTATCCTCCAGGTGAAGGGAGCATTACATTTTCAGGTGTACCGATTCAGCAAATCCCTCTTGACCGTCTCCGCGGATGGATCGGATATGTGCCTCAGGATCATTTACTGTTTTCACGGACTGTAAAAGAAAATATTTTATACGGAAAACAGGATGCAACTGATAAAGAGGTTCAGCAAGCCATTGCCGAAGCACATTTTGAAAAAGATTTGCACATGCTTCCGTCCGGTCTGGAGACAATGGTCGGTGAAAAAGGCGTGGCACTGTCAGGCGGGCAGAAACAAAGAATTTCGATCGCGAGAGCACTCATGGCGAATCCGGAAATCTTGATTCTGGATGATTCACTTTCCGCTGTAGATGCCAAAACAGAGGCTGCAATTATCAAGAACATCAGAGAAAACCGCAAAGGAAAAACGACATTTATTTTGACACACCGATTATCCGCGGTAGAGCACGCTGACCTGATCCTTGTGATGGACGGCGGCGTCATTGCTGAGAGAGGCACGCATCAAGAACTGCTGGCCAATAATGGGTGGTACCGGGAACAATATGAAAGACAGCAGCTGTTCACTGCGGAAGAAGGGGGAGCAGGGGCATGA
- the bmrD gene encoding efflux ABC transporter (ATP-binding subunit) (Evidence 1a: Function from experimental evidences in the studied strain; PubMedId: 15855514, 16487324, 19167342, 21602923, 25217586; Product type t : transporter), which yields MKIGKTLWRYALLYRKLLITAVLLLTVAVGAELTGPFIGKKMIDDHILGIEKTWYEAAEKDKNAVQFHGVSYVREDRLQEPVSKAKEAHIYQVGMAFYFVDQAVSFDGNRTVSDGKLTITNGDKSRAYAAEKLTKQELFQFYQPEIKGMVLLICLYGGLLVFSVFFQYGQHYLLQMSANRIIQKMRQDVFSHIQKMPIRYFDNLPAGKVVARITNDTEAIRDLYVTVLSTFVTSGIYMFGIFTALFLLDVKLAFVCLAIVPIIWLWSVIYRRYASYYNQKIRSINSDINAKMNESIQGMTIIQAFRHQKETMREFEELNESHFYFQNRMLNLNSLMSHNLVNVIRNLAFVCLIWHFGGASLNAAGIVSIGVLYAFVDYLNRLFQPITGIVNQFSKLELARVSAGRVFELLEEKNTEEAGEPAKERALGRVEFRDVSFAYQEGEEVLKHISFTAQKGETVALVGHTGSGKSSILNLLFRFYDAQKGDVLIDGKSIYNMSRQELRSHMGIVLQDPYLFSGTIGSNVSLDDERMTEEEIKNALRQVGAEPLLKKLPKGINEPVIEKGSTLSSGERQLISFARALAFDPAILILDEATAHIDTETEAVIQKALDVVKQGRTTFVIAHRLSTIRNADQILVLDKGEIVERGNHEELMALEGQYYQMYELQKGQKHSIA from the coding sequence ATGAAAATAGGAAAAACGTTATGGAGATACGCACTTCTTTATCGAAAATTGCTGATCACAGCCGTCCTTTTGCTAACTGTTGCCGTCGGTGCAGAACTGACTGGGCCCTTTATTGGCAAAAAAATGATAGACGACCATATCCTCGGCATTGAGAAAACATGGTATGAAGCTGCGGAAAAAGATAAAAATGCCGTTCAGTTTCACGGCGTCTCATATGTCAGAGAGGACCGATTGCAGGAGCCTGTTTCAAAAGCAAAAGAAGCGCATATTTATCAAGTGGGAATGGCGTTCTATTTTGTTGATCAGGCTGTCAGCTTCGACGGGAATAGAACGGTTTCTGACGGGAAGCTGACGATCACAAACGGAGACAAGAGCCGGGCATATGCTGCCGAAAAGCTGACTAAGCAGGAACTTTTCCAGTTCTATCAGCCGGAAATAAAGGGAATGGTGTTACTGATCTGCCTGTATGGGGGCTTGCTTGTGTTTTCGGTATTCTTTCAATACGGACAGCATTATCTGCTGCAGATGAGCGCCAATCGGATTATTCAAAAGATGAGGCAGGACGTGTTTTCGCACATACAGAAAATGCCGATTCGCTATTTTGACAACCTTCCGGCCGGAAAAGTCGTTGCGCGGATTACCAATGATACGGAGGCTATTAGGGATTTATATGTCACAGTGCTTTCAACATTTGTGACAAGCGGAATCTATATGTTCGGGATATTCACGGCTTTGTTTCTGCTTGATGTGAAGCTTGCGTTTGTATGTCTGGCAATTGTGCCGATTATCTGGCTGTGGTCGGTCATATACCGGAGATATGCGTCATATTACAACCAAAAAATCCGCTCGATCAACAGTGACATTAACGCAAAAATGAATGAGTCAATTCAAGGCATGACCATTATTCAGGCTTTCCGCCATCAAAAGGAAACAATGAGAGAATTTGAGGAATTAAATGAATCACATTTTTATTTCCAAAACAGGATGCTGAATTTAAACTCCTTAATGTCCCATAATCTGGTCAATGTCATCCGCAATCTTGCGTTCGTCTGTCTGATCTGGCATTTTGGCGGTGCGAGCCTGAATGCGGCGGGGATTGTTTCTATCGGTGTGCTGTACGCGTTTGTCGATTATTTGAACCGGTTATTTCAGCCGATCACAGGCATCGTCAATCAGTTTTCAAAGCTGGAGCTTGCAAGGGTCTCCGCCGGGCGTGTTTTTGAACTGCTTGAAGAAAAGAATACGGAAGAAGCGGGTGAACCGGCGAAGGAGCGCGCGCTGGGGCGGGTTGAATTTCGTGATGTGTCATTTGCGTATCAAGAAGGTGAAGAGGTATTAAAGCATATTTCCTTTACTGCGCAAAAAGGCGAAACCGTAGCGCTCGTCGGCCATACCGGATCAGGAAAAAGCTCGATTTTGAATCTTCTGTTTCGTTTTTATGATGCGCAAAAAGGTGATGTCTTAATTGATGGAAAAAGCATTTACAACATGTCAAGACAGGAACTCAGATCCCATATGGGTATTGTGCTTCAGGACCCGTACTTATTCTCGGGCACAATCGGATCTAACGTAAGTCTGGATGACGAAAGAATGACTGAAGAAGAAATAAAAAATGCACTGCGGCAAGTCGGTGCTGAGCCTCTTCTTAAGAAGCTTCCGAAGGGCATTAATGAGCCCGTGATTGAAAAAGGCAGCACGCTATCCTCTGGAGAGCGGCAGTTAATTTCTTTCGCTAGAGCTTTGGCGTTTGATCCCGCGATCTTGATTTTAGATGAGGCAACGGCGCATATTGATACAGAGACAGAGGCCGTGATCCAGAAGGCGCTTGATGTCGTCAAACAAGGACGCACCACCTTCGTCATCGCTCACCGGCTTTCAACAATCAGAAATGCTGATCAGATTTTGGTTCTTGATAAAGGAGAAATTGTTGAGAGAGGGAACCACGAGGAACTGATGGCATTAGAAGGCCAATATTATCAAATGTATGAACTGCAAAAGGGACAGAAACATTCCATTGCATAA
- the yheG gene encoding putative NADH-flavin oxidoreductase (Evidence 3: Putative function from multiple computational evidences; Product type e: enzyme) translates to MKIALLGASGRVGQAFLTQAAADERFDIFALIRSQHADLPLSKDRTVMGNARRLEDVKKIMENAEIVISCLGTDGDDTLSTAMAHILSVMEEQHIKRLITIGTAGILDSRYEPGKYRFETNESKRKQTRAAKEHAKVYEMLKESSLDWTIICPTYLPDGTATGVYRTERNVLPEGGTSISVGDTADFLYRELVTGEYVGNRVGLAY, encoded by the coding sequence ATGAAAATCGCTTTATTAGGAGCCAGCGGCCGCGTCGGACAAGCCTTTTTAACACAAGCTGCAGCAGATGAAAGATTTGATATTTTCGCTCTGATCAGATCTCAACATGCTGATCTTCCCCTTTCAAAAGACAGAACTGTCATGGGGAACGCCCGCCGCTTAGAAGATGTGAAAAAAATAATGGAGAATGCTGAAATCGTGATCAGCTGTCTAGGCACAGATGGTGATGATACCTTGTCAACTGCTATGGCACACATTCTCTCCGTTATGGAGGAACAGCATATCAAACGGCTTATTACGATCGGCACCGCAGGGATCCTAGATTCCCGATATGAACCGGGAAAATACCGGTTTGAAACAAATGAATCGAAACGAAAGCAGACCCGCGCAGCCAAGGAGCATGCAAAAGTATACGAAATGCTTAAAGAATCATCATTAGACTGGACAATCATCTGCCCCACTTACCTCCCGGACGGAACAGCAACCGGCGTTTATCGTACGGAGCGTAACGTTTTGCCTGAGGGCGGCACAAGCATTTCGGTCGGCGATACTGCGGACTTTTTATATCGTGAGCTCGTTACAGGTGAGTATGTCGGAAACCGTGTCGGACTGGCTTATTGA
- the yheF gene encoding hypothetical protein (Evidence 4: Unknown function but conserved in other organisms), giving the protein MSFITIVNWELVQFVSVSMIHEYVSHRSVYLYRYSFPRCSN; this is encoded by the coding sequence GTGTCATTCATCACCATTGTGAATTGGGAGCTGGTTCAATTCGTAAGTGTATCCATGATTCATGAATATGTTTCCCATCGTTCTGTTTATTTGTACAGGTATTCTTTCCCGCGCTGTTCAAACTGA
- the sspB gene encoding small acid-soluble spore protein (beta-type SASP) (Evidence 1a: Function from experimental evidences in the studied strain; PubMedId: 3009398, 9572981, 16707666, 19659696, 26790838; Product type cp: cell process) produces the protein MANQNSSNDLLVPGAAQAIDQMKLEIASEFGVNLGADTTSRANGSVGGEITKRLVSFAQQQMGGRVQ, from the coding sequence ATGGCTAACCAAAACTCTTCAAATGACTTACTAGTTCCTGGCGCAGCTCAGGCTATCGATCAAATGAAACTTGAAATCGCTTCTGAATTCGGCGTTAACCTTGGAGCGGACACAACTTCTCGCGCTAACGGTTCTGTCGGAGGAGAAATCACAAAACGTTTAGTATCTTTCGCTCAGCAGCAAATGGGCGGCAGAGTTCAATAA
- the yheE gene encoding conserved hypothetical protein (sporulation / germination island) (Evidence 4: Unknown function but conserved in other organisms): MAVMISHFSWKPLFPKEKLPGWKISFYYKGTHYEGIYHKSGEIEWGDLFPARADEPALTNEIHELMLFHIYD; this comes from the coding sequence GTGGCCGTAATGATTTCTCATTTCAGCTGGAAACCTTTGTTCCCAAAAGAAAAGCTGCCCGGATGGAAAATTTCATTTTATTATAAAGGGACCCATTATGAAGGCATCTATCATAAGAGCGGTGAGATTGAATGGGGAGACTTGTTTCCCGCCCGCGCTGACGAGCCTGCTCTTACAAACGAGATACATGAACTGATGCTTTTTCATATTTATGACTAG
- the spaD gene encoding spore coat associated protein (Evidence 1a: Function from experimental evidences in the studied strain; PubMedId: 15231775, 25035995; Product type cp: cell process): MNPKRFLIGIDKTSENTLFLPSSLKQDGLLHAAFGTKVVRCHVAYRRHLEQTVLLSENLFHELLLPHRSRADILIHDHTVHIGPLVGIFTAGFTVSLERPFKDRSLFFSKLVTLHEQAGGYCFVFGAHQINWEEGTIEGLLYRENGWEKKIVPLPNVVYDRLPNRKIEDSLLLQHTKKRLIDEYQIPWFNKTFFNKWNVHQLLEKDPRTAPFLPRSELTPSVELIDELCGAYKKVYIKPANGALGTGIYQLTRTDGGLTVKHTNDAKTFTSIDYSDAASFLAEFQKHHNPSDFLIQQGVDLIEFQGKPADFRVHTNKNRKGKWTVTAIAVKISGKNSITTHLSNGGTVKTLAEVYDDPAERVEVIKKLSAAALTASHVLHDHIEGFIGEIGFDFGIDQNGKVWMFEANSRPGRSIFSHPNLHHVDSLTKRRSFEYASYLSEKAITSPEALWPS, encoded by the coding sequence GTGAATCCTAAACGGTTTTTGATCGGCATAGACAAAACCAGTGAAAACACCCTGTTTCTGCCCTCTTCGCTGAAGCAAGACGGACTTTTGCATGCCGCATTCGGAACGAAGGTTGTCAGATGCCACGTTGCTTACAGACGGCATCTGGAACAAACCGTGCTTCTCTCTGAAAATCTGTTTCATGAGCTTTTGCTTCCCCACCGAAGCAGGGCAGATATACTGATTCATGATCATACAGTGCATATCGGGCCGTTAGTCGGCATCTTTACGGCAGGGTTTACTGTATCTCTTGAACGCCCATTTAAGGATCGTTCCCTCTTTTTTTCTAAACTTGTCACGTTACACGAGCAAGCCGGGGGCTACTGCTTCGTTTTTGGCGCGCACCAAATCAATTGGGAGGAAGGCACGATTGAAGGCCTCCTTTACAGGGAAAACGGCTGGGAGAAAAAAATCGTTCCATTGCCGAACGTCGTTTATGACCGTTTGCCGAACCGAAAAATTGAAGATTCACTTCTCTTGCAACATACAAAAAAGAGGCTGATCGATGAATATCAGATCCCATGGTTTAATAAAACGTTTTTCAATAAATGGAACGTTCATCAATTGCTCGAAAAAGATCCAAGAACGGCACCCTTTTTGCCTAGATCCGAGCTGACACCGTCTGTGGAGCTGATAGATGAGCTCTGTGGCGCATACAAAAAAGTCTATATCAAACCGGCAAATGGAGCACTCGGCACCGGCATTTATCAGCTGACAAGAACAGATGGCGGCCTGACGGTAAAGCATACGAATGACGCCAAAACTTTTACATCAATTGATTATTCCGATGCCGCCTCATTCCTTGCAGAATTTCAAAAACATCACAACCCGTCCGACTTTCTCATTCAGCAAGGTGTTGATCTCATCGAATTTCAAGGCAAACCAGCGGATTTCCGTGTCCATACCAATAAAAACAGAAAAGGAAAATGGACAGTGACAGCAATCGCCGTAAAAATTTCCGGAAAGAACAGCATTACAACACATCTTTCTAACGGCGGCACTGTAAAGACACTTGCGGAAGTATACGATGATCCCGCTGAAAGAGTTGAGGTCATTAAAAAGCTTTCTGCAGCGGCACTGACTGCAAGCCATGTCCTTCATGATCATATCGAGGGATTTATCGGGGAGATTGGTTTCGATTTTGGCATTGATCAGAACGGTAAAGTATGGATGTTTGAAGCGAATTCGCGCCCGGGCCGAAGCATTTTTTCTCATCCAAATTTGCATCATGTTGATTCTCTTACAAAACGAAGAAGTTTTGAATACGCGTCATATTTATCTGAGAAGGCAATCACATCTCCGGAAGCATTGTGGCCTTCGTAA